In Theileria annulata chromosome 3, complete sequence, *** SEQUENCING IN PROGRESS ***, the sequence TCAcctatatataatatcattCAGTAATCTAAAGGTAATTAAGTAATCTAAAGGTAATTCAGTAATCTAAAGGTAATTAAGTAATCTAAAGGTAATTAAGTAATCTAAAGGTAGTCTAAGGGTATTAAGGGTAATTAAGTAATCTAAAGGTAATTAAGTAATCTAAAGGTAATTAAGTAATCTAAAGGTAGTCTAAGGGTATTAAGGGTAATTAAGGAATTAAGAGTAGTCTAAGGGTATCTAAGGCTTATTAGGTAGTTGTTAAGGAGTAGTATTAAGTGTATAGTAATATGTTAGATAGAATTTTACAAGTTTATGTAATGGATAATCAGTAGTAGAGATGCATAGAACATGAAATGTATGTAGAAATTTTGgatctataaatttatattgtccattttcttcaattaATGGTTGCAAATTTATTCCATTTATTCTCTTTTCATTAAATGTTATACTTGACATTCttttacataaatttattgaatgctataattaaataattaaattctaataattagaattaatttaatttaatttaataattagaattaatttaatttaataaaattatataattagaattaatttaatttacagATAATCCTATAtcatcattttttaaaaaaaaacttaattttatatcttGTTCTGTTATTATATGattatttacaaatgttatattcattcctattaataatatattaatttataatataaatattaatatataatattaatattaatatataataaaaatattaatttatagtatatattacCTGATAAGAGTAAATTTTTCATAGATTCTTCAAGTATACCATTTTTTCctataaataaaatacgagaattcattattctaaaattatttcaattcAAATCTAATAACTAttggaataattaaaattaattaacgAAAATTcgaataaattattctattaattaaattctaattaataatttaatatatatgagATTACATTTTTTGTGCTTTTATACCCCAAAGACGTATTTGACGATCATAAATAAGTTGTTCAGATTcagataaaataatatcattttgTTCATGAACATCTTTTATATCATCTGTTATATCAATAACTTCCAATAAATCATCAGAATTATTCAtctttaataaattaataaaaaaataaataaaaaataaaaataaaaataaataataatttttgaaaaaataaaatttggaaaaataaatttttataagGTTATTAgacaatatatataattattataaataataaatataatttaaataaattaataaataaataatttaaattaattaaattaataaatttatattaaaatgtgtaaaaaaattttttttataatttataaaatttatttattaattatatattaattaattaattaattttcataatttaatagattctttaataattattttattatattttaagattccaataaattttattattatttcatttaatcCACATAATGGGGtctataatttaatattttatttattattattctttcaaggtatttattaatattaatatatttttttagataataataattacaaaatgTCACATGGTGCTAGTCGTTATAAAAAAGCTCATGCTAAAATGAGATGgaaagtaataatatactaataataatatataaaatactatataaattattaataaaatattattttaaattattattattaataatatttagtgGAAAAAAAAGAGAACAAGACGTTTACAAAGAAAGAGAAGGAAAATGAGACAAAGATCaagataaatatttatttgcttcatttatttctttaattatttcattatttgtTTGTTCAACAAACCaatacattaaatttattattctattcAATATATTCTTATTCATATCCTTATTTTCCATATTTTCCATATCTCCATCCACATTATcagtattattaatattttctatattaatattatttaattgatgaatatatgtattaaatttattattgaaattattttcatcaatttctttattttgtaattttaaaattagattaccaattttataacaaatttCACGTAATGGTTTCcaataattaatacaattatattgtggtatttttaaaaatggatGATTTcttatttcattaaaatttatattaatatcttcatttaataataataatattaaatctttAGCTTGTGGATTTATTTCTGGAAatattatatcaaatttctTAACACGatcaattataaaatattctgTTGAACCATTAAATGGTGGTCTTCCTACtataatttgatatattatacaacCTAAACTCCATATATCACGTTTATATCCATTATCTATATTACTTATTGTTTTTGGATCCATAAAATTCGGTGTACCAATATAATTCTCATATCTTCTAATCCTCCTACTTCTTCTATCcctaatattattagtagtagtattagtattagaCTCCTTAGAATTAGTTACAGCATCATCTTCATTAGTATTTtcctccgttacggtgcttggtaCAACTGTAGTATCCTCAGTATCCTTTGTACCAGTACCATTAGTACCAGTAACCTCAGTAGTAGTATTGATATTGGTGTTAGAAAATTTGGAAGTAGcaaaatcaataatttttaaattattttgtgaaattattatattttcacaTTTAAGATCACgatgtataatatttttagaatGTATATATTCAAGTCCATCAATAATTTGATGTATTAACCAACAAGCAAATTCATCAATTATTGAACcagaaaattttattaaatccCATAATTcactaaaaaataatattaaattcaccaaaaataataaatttactactaatattaataaattcactaataataataataaattcactaataataataataattaagataaaattggttaattaagataaattacattccatattcatatattagatataaatttgtattatctttaaatgtatcaattaattgaataacatttttatgTCCTGGTGTAtttaaacatattaatgaattacGTTCTTgtttaacaaaattttcataattctTATTACAAACATTAgactaaatattttaattaatttttgtaaatctctttaaattattagtaaataaatgtaaatatatttaattttttataaataatattgaaattagtaaatttatgtaaattttatgaaaCATAcgatattataaattttgataGCATATGATATTGTAggatttgattttaaagtAACATACCAAACATTAGAAAAATTACCCGTACCAATATTCCTTTCAAAATCAAAATCttcatatttatactaaataataattcaattattaaattattaattaaaattattatttattaattaaaattattattaaattaaattaatagaataatattacTTTACGTATTCCTAATGTTTTATCAGATTCTTTTGGTTTTTCActtaataatgaaatttttggatcattagttattaaaaatcctgatttcattttttatatttacataatattacaatatacaaaattttacacaaattttaataatatttaaacaaaatttaataatatttataaaattattaattaaaattattattaaaaattattttaatgtgttgaattaatttttataatgaactttaactaaaaaaaattttattaatatattgtatacTTTGTGGTAATTGTGATTCATTTCCATcaatatgtatattaattccttttttatcatttttattcattaaatgtTCAATAtcctaataattttaatttttaaatataaatttaaaataataataattttaattaataattttataaatagtattaaaatttgtgtaaattactattatatatactttagCTTGTTCTTCTATTGTTGATTCACcataaatttcattacgtatttcatttttattattacataatatttgttttgtTATTTGTAACCACCATGAATTTCTTgaatattcattaaatgaactaaaaataaaataaaattaatattatattaatatatttaataaatattctttaaatttatatttaataaattaattatttaataaattaattgtttaataaattaattatttaatattaccaaagtattaattcattatcatctgaatgtattttaaaacattcatttgaatttggtattattattattggtggtattattttcattatattaatcttcatatattcttcatttcctctaaattattcaaattatattatatattaatattattaatattattgatattattttattttattaatttaattatttattaacacactttaataattttaatatattattatttaaaacagctgttactaatattttattatttaaattctaaaaaatattttaataaattattttaacttCATCAGCAATTGATAAGATTCCTTGTGATATTCCATTacataaattttcattaaaattttctaatttcaCTATTCTAatagaaattataaatatttttattaaaattaattttattaacattatttattttaattacacactataatttatatagtgtaaatgtgtaataataattttaactatatactaGTAGTAATTTTGAGTATAGCaattttaactatatactaatctgtatatagtaattttgtataatagGTAATTTTAAGTATAGAAACTtgtgtataaataatttgtgtatataaacttgtggaaatgaaattagtatataaatttgtaagaaattaaatttctttttaatttaatagcGATAAGAAAcagaaaataataacaaaaaaGACAACACCAAAAAATGCTGTAGAAGAAGCTGCTTCAGCTGGTGTAAGTGTTGAATAATTAAGTACCAAAAAATcactaaaaaaataaaattaaatcaattatctacaaataattaaaataaaattcaatCAATTAGctacaaataattaaaataaaaattaattaaataattaaatttaatataattaaattacgATAATGTTgtcattttatttttaattgatgaatataatattgaaaaaaagTTTCCAAATGAATTcctaaacaattatttattattatattataaataaagttaattatatttataccTTTCAGATGGTTCTAATGTAGTATAAACATCATCTTGTACTTGTATTCCAACcttctataaattaatataaattataataattaatttaattaaaaatataattaaatgttgattaaattatttactgtaaaattatgttcttcataattttctttttgttgtaatttatattcatataatgGATCTTCTATATCAGACataataacaaaattttaaaaattcaaattattttaatttttattaattcaaaattattattcaaatgtaaattattaataaaaaataaatataacaaagaaattgaataataataattttaatatgggggataatatataaataatattaattaaatttaaaattaataaattaaataataaatttaaaaatatatataataatataatataatttaaattaactatactaatattattttataaaaattattaaattaataaatataaattataaattataaattatattttttttaaaaaaataaaattaatattattatttattaatttatattaattaatatataattttgtattaatattatcatttgtTGGGTCaacataattatatttattttattataattttattcaaatgtataattctgatataaaattagatgatataaaattaaataataatcaaCTTCAAAATTTCAATGGAAATgatatttcaaaattttattccacaaatataaattctaatataaataattcaat encodes:
- a CDS encoding serine/threonine-protein kinase, putative is translated as MSDIEDPLYEYKLQQKENYEEHNFTKVGIQVQDDVYTTLEPSERNSFGNFFSILYSSIKNKMTTLSDFLVLNYSTLTPAEAASSTAFFVKLENFNENLCNGISQGILSIADENLNNKILVTAVLNNNILKLLKGNEEYMKINIMKIIPPIIIIPNSNECFKIHSDDNELILCSFNEYSRNSWWLQITKQILCNNKNEIRNEIYGESTIEEQAKVYIIDIEHLMNKNDKKGINIHIDGNESQLPQRFLITNDPKISLLSEKPKESDKTLGIRKYKYEDFDFERNIGTGNFSNVWYVTLKSNPTISYAIKIYNISNVCNKNYENFVKQERNSLICLNTPGHKNVIQLIDTFKDNTNLYLIYEYGIELWDLIKFSGSIIDEFACWLIHQIIDGLEYIHSKNIIHRDLKCENIIISQNNLKIIDFATSKFSNTNINTTTEVTGTNGTGTKDTEDTTVVPSTVTEENTNEDDAVTNSKESNTNTTTNNIRDRRSRRIRRYENYIGTPNFMDPKTISNIDNGYKRDIWSLGCIIYQIIVGRPPFNGSTEYFIIDRVKKFDIIFPEINPQAKDLILLLLNEDININFNEIRNHPFLKIPQYNCINYWKPLREICYKIGNLILKLQNKEIDENNFNNKFNTYIHQLNNINIENINNTDNVDGDMENMENKDMNKNILNRIINLMYWFVEQTNNEIIKEINEANKYLS